The following coding sequences are from one Streptomyces sp. NBC_01485 window:
- a CDS encoding PPOX class F420-dependent oxidoreductase: MAQKMTDEEWRAFVMYGTRTGKLSTVRADGSPHVAPIWFLLDGDDVVFNTGKDTVKGRNLARDGRIALCVDDDRPPFDYVVLQGRARISEDLDEVRHWAARIAARYMGEQRAEEFGARNGVPGELLVRVGIDKVLAQRDIAN; this comes from the coding sequence CGATGAGGAATGGCGGGCGTTCGTCATGTACGGAACCCGCACCGGAAAACTGTCGACCGTGCGGGCCGACGGAAGTCCGCACGTGGCACCGATCTGGTTCCTGCTCGACGGGGACGACGTGGTGTTCAACACCGGCAAGGACACGGTGAAGGGGCGAAATCTGGCGCGGGACGGCCGGATCGCCCTGTGCGTGGACGACGACCGGCCGCCGTTCGACTACGTGGTGTTGCAGGGCCGGGCCCGGATCTCGGAGGACCTCGACGAGGTCCGGCACTGGGCTGCTCGGATCGCGGCCCGGTACATGGGTGAGCAGCGTGCCGAGGAGTTCGGCGCCCGCAACGGGGTTCCGGGGGAACTGCTCGTCCGCGTCGGGATCGACAAGGTCCTGGCGCAACGGGACATCGCCAACTGA
- a CDS encoding GTP-binding protein yields the protein MVSEHSDATDGETAPLALKILVAGGFGVGKTTMVGAVSEIKPLRTEELLSEAGQLVDDTDGVDQKVTTTVAMDFGRITIRSGLSLYLFGTPGQDRFWFLWDELSQGALGAVVLADTRRLEDCFPAVDYFEHRHIPFVVAVNCFTGTRTYGAQDVSRALDLDPGTPVVLCDARDRDSGKEVLIRLVEYAGRMHTARLLDSVG from the coding sequence ATGGTCTCCGAGCACTCCGACGCCACGGACGGCGAGACGGCCCCGCTGGCGTTGAAGATTCTGGTCGCCGGCGGGTTCGGCGTGGGCAAGACCACGATGGTGGGCGCGGTCAGCGAGATCAAGCCGCTGCGCACCGAGGAACTGCTGAGCGAAGCCGGCCAGTTGGTGGACGACACCGACGGCGTGGACCAGAAGGTCACGACGACCGTCGCCATGGACTTCGGCCGGATCACCATCCGTTCCGGCCTCTCCCTCTACCTGTTCGGGACGCCGGGCCAGGACCGCTTCTGGTTCCTGTGGGACGAACTGTCGCAGGGGGCTCTCGGCGCGGTGGTCCTGGCCGACACCCGGCGCCTGGAGGACTGCTTTCCCGCCGTCGACTACTTCGAGCACCGGCACATCCCGTTCGTGGTGGCCGTCAACTGCTTCACGGGCACGCGGACATACGGCGCCCAGGACGTCTCGCGCGCCCTCGACCTCGACCCGGGCACCCCCGTCGTCCTGTGCGACGCCCGTGACCGCGACTCGGGGAAGGAGGTGCTGATCCGGCTGGTCGAGTATGCCGGGCGGATGCACACCGCCCGGCTGCTCGACTCCGTGGGCTGA